A genome region from Vespa velutina chromosome 18, iVesVel2.1, whole genome shotgun sequence includes the following:
- the LOC124955371 gene encoding palmitoyltransferase ZDHHC16A isoform X1, producing MARFQWSLRQAPRHIRLSIKKKWWRLQITCKSLFYNDFLDWSYICDILMEPMFWFVENFTAWLGPVCVVMVTLLKASIVCIAYWIGLPYWWEKSPFMTIFLLLIGNWLLINVCFHYYMGVNVPAGYPPQGGLIPEAVSICKKCIKPKPPRTHHCSICNKCVLKMDHHCPWLNNCVGHYNHRYFFQYMAFTVVGILFIMIFGIEIAYQEFFPAQEIELDGHPVRINNSEIIPVAESLDHLSQEEIAEIAKQVAENKEKEWRRRLIVYAALICVATCTTLGALTWWHAGLITRGETSIEARINSTETEKYKAIGKSYQNPYNFGPRENWKLFLGIIDRSWWYILFPSTHGPYGDGLMWRTIHDIKIS from the exons ATGGCTAGATTTCAATGGTCTTTGAGACAAGCACCAAGGCACATAAG ACTaagtattaagaaaaaatggtGGCGTTTACAAATCACAtgtaaatctttattttataatgactTTTTGGATTGGAGCTATATTTGTGATATACTTATGGAACCAATGTTTTGGTTTGTGGAAAATTTTACTGCCTGGTTAGGACCA GTATGCGTAGTAATGGTAACTTTACTAAAAGCAAGCATCGTTTGTATTGCATATTGGATTGGCTTACCTTACTGGTGGGAAAAGAGCCCATTtatgacaatatttttattactaattgGAAATTGGCTTCTTATTAACGTATGTTTCCACTATTACATGGGTGTAAATGTACCAGCAGGTTACCCACCACAAGGTGGTCTTATTCCAGAGGCTGTGAGcatttgtaaaaaatgtattaaaccAAAACCTCCTAGAACACATCATTGTTCTATTTGTAACAAATGTGTGCTTAAAATGGATCATCATTGTC CATGGCTGAATAACTGTGTTGGTCACTATAATcacagatatttttttcaatacatgGCTTTTACCGTGGTGggaattttattcattatgatCTTTGGAATAGAAATAGCATATCAAGAGTTTTTTCCAGCACAGGAAATTGAGCTAGATGGTCATCCAGTTCGCATTAACAATTCTGAGATTATTCCTGTG GCAGAATCATTAGATCATTTATCTCAAGAAGAAATAGCTGAAATTGCAAAGCAAGTTGctgaaaacaaagaaaaagaatggagaCGCAGACTTATAGTTTATGCAGCATTAATTTGTGTAGCTACATGTACAACGCTTGGGGCATTAACTTGGTGGCATGCAGGTCTTATTACAAGAGGAGAAACTAGCATTGAGGCACGCATTAATAGTactgaaacagaaaaatataaagcgaTTGGAAAATCATATCAAAATCCTTATAATTTTGGACCAAGGGAAAActggaaattatttttaggcATAATTGATAG AAGTTGGTggtatattctttttccttcaactCACGGCCCATATGGAGATGGTCTTATGTGGAGAACAATCCACGACATTAAAATATCTTGA
- the LOC124955371 gene encoding palmitoyltransferase ZDHHC16 isoform X2: MVTLLKASIVCIAYWIGLPYWWEKSPFMTIFLLLIGNWLLINVCFHYYMGVNVPAGYPPQGGLIPEAVSICKKCIKPKPPRTHHCSICNKCVLKMDHHCPWLNNCVGHYNHRYFFQYMAFTVVGILFIMIFGIEIAYQEFFPAQEIELDGHPVRINNSEIIPVAESLDHLSQEEIAEIAKQVAENKEKEWRRRLIVYAALICVATCTTLGALTWWHAGLITRGETSIEARINSTETEKYKAIGKSYQNPYNFGPRENWKLFLGIIDRSWWYILFPSTHGPYGDGLMWRTIHDIKIS; encoded by the exons ATGGTAACTTTACTAAAAGCAAGCATCGTTTGTATTGCATATTGGATTGGCTTACCTTACTGGTGGGAAAAGAGCCCATTtatgacaatatttttattactaattgGAAATTGGCTTCTTATTAACGTATGTTTCCACTATTACATGGGTGTAAATGTACCAGCAGGTTACCCACCACAAGGTGGTCTTATTCCAGAGGCTGTGAGcatttgtaaaaaatgtattaaaccAAAACCTCCTAGAACACATCATTGTTCTATTTGTAACAAATGTGTGCTTAAAATGGATCATCATTGTC CATGGCTGAATAACTGTGTTGGTCACTATAATcacagatatttttttcaatacatgGCTTTTACCGTGGTGggaattttattcattatgatCTTTGGAATAGAAATAGCATATCAAGAGTTTTTTCCAGCACAGGAAATTGAGCTAGATGGTCATCCAGTTCGCATTAACAATTCTGAGATTATTCCTGTG GCAGAATCATTAGATCATTTATCTCAAGAAGAAATAGCTGAAATTGCAAAGCAAGTTGctgaaaacaaagaaaaagaatggagaCGCAGACTTATAGTTTATGCAGCATTAATTTGTGTAGCTACATGTACAACGCTTGGGGCATTAACTTGGTGGCATGCAGGTCTTATTACAAGAGGAGAAACTAGCATTGAGGCACGCATTAATAGTactgaaacagaaaaatataaagcgaTTGGAAAATCATATCAAAATCCTTATAATTTTGGACCAAGGGAAAActggaaattatttttaggcATAATTGATAG AAGTTGGTggtatattctttttccttcaactCACGGCCCATATGGAGATGGTCTTATGTGGAGAACAATCCACGACATTAAAATATCTTGA